The genomic stretch ACGCCTGGGGGCGGCGGGCGCAGCGCCGCGGCAGGTGCTGGTGAGCCGCCGGGGAAAACTGAGGATCCCCAAGGACGGCGGGACCGTAGTGCTGGCTGTGGCCCAGTTCGACGGAGTCTTGCAGGTGTCCGATCCGTCCGGAGTTATAGTCGCGCTGAAAAACGGCATCGGGCACGGAAAGGCTTTTGGTCTTGGCCTGCTCTCGATTGCGCGCTACGGAGAGTAACCATGAGCCAGCTTCAGAACCTGCAGGAGTTGCCGCGCTTCAGCGACGGGCTTTCGTACCTGTACGTGGAGCACGCGGTGATCGAGCAGGAGGCGCGGGCGATCGCGGTATTTCGCGAGGAGGGCTCGGTGCTCGTACCCGTGGCCAATCTGGGCGTGCTGGCCCTGGGCCCTGGAACACGCATTACCCACGCCGCCGTGCGTACCCTGGCCGCCTCGGGTGTAAGCATCCTGTGGGTGGGTGAAGACTACGGCCGTTTTTATGCTCAGGGCTTGGGGGAAACCCGTTCCGCGCGCAGGCTGATGAAGCAGGCCCGCATATGGGCGCACCCAAGGCTGCACATGGAGGTCGTGAGGCGTCTTTACCGCTACCGATTTCCCGAACCCCTACCCGACGACCTGACGCTCGACCAGCTCCGCGGCTACGAAGGGGTGCGCGTGCGTGACACCTACGCCCGTTTCAGCAAGGAAACAGGCGTGCCCTGGCATGGCCGCAACTACGACCGCAGCAACTGGGGTGCGGCCGATCCGGTGAACCGCGCACTTTCGGCAGCCTCGGCCTTCCTGTACGGAGTAGTTCATGCGGCCATTGTTTCTGCGGGATACAGTCCGGCACTCGGCTTTATCCACGTGGGCAAGCAGACCTCATTCGTCTACGACGTAGCCGATCTGTACAAGGCCGACACCACCATTCCCGCAGCGTTCTACACGGTGGCCGAGTCGGAACACAAGGTGGAAAGCCGGGTTCGCGCGCGGCTAAAGGAAACGCTCAGAGAACAAAAGGTCTTGCAGCGTGCGGTATCGGACGTGCACAGGCTGTTTACGGGCTTGTCGAAAGAGCTGGATGCCGAAGGAGAAGAGGAACTGGACCCTCTGACCGCACTTTGGGACCC from Oceanithermus desulfurans encodes the following:
- the cas1e gene encoding type I-E CRISPR-associated endonuclease Cas1e; this translates as MSQLQNLQELPRFSDGLSYLYVEHAVIEQEARAIAVFREEGSVLVPVANLGVLALGPGTRITHAAVRTLAASGVSILWVGEDYGRFYAQGLGETRSARRLMKQARIWAHPRLHMEVVRRLYRYRFPEPLPDDLTLDQLRGYEGVRVRDTYARFSKETGVPWHGRNYDRSNWGAADPVNRALSAASAFLYGVVHAAIVSAGYSPALGFIHVGKQTSFVYDVADLYKADTTIPAAFYTVAESEHKVESRVRARLKETLREQKVLQRAVSDVHRLFTGLSKELDAEGEEELDPLTALWDPCGEVEGGVAYGGDHPGEGEPESAG